A region from the Anaerolineales bacterium genome encodes:
- a CDS encoding low molecular weight phosphatase family protein has translation MKPRKILFLCYGNLCRSPMAEGFFNALYPSRKLIAESAGVGAVDGNPASRLAVLEMKRRGIDIAAHRARNVASVRLSDFAAVIAMDWDVAGLFRADGSDVPDLVVWDIRDPYGGSAGDYREAAETIRRQVEDLIRGLP, from the coding sequence ATGAAGCCGCGGAAAATCCTATTCCTGTGCTATGGCAATCTTTGCCGCAGCCCCATGGCGGAAGGGTTCTTCAACGCGTTGTATCCAAGCCGGAAGCTGATTGCCGAAAGCGCGGGGGTGGGAGCCGTCGACGGCAATCCGGCCTCGCGCTTGGCCGTCTTGGAAATGAAGCGCCGTGGGATCGATATCGCCGCGCACCGGGCGAGAAACGTCGCTTCGGTCCGTTTATCGGATTTTGCGGCCGTGATCGCCATGGATTGGGACGTGGCCGGCCTGTTCCGCGCCGACGGATCCGACGTTCCCGATCTGGTCGTTTGGGATATCCGCGATCCGTACGGCGGATCGGCGGGCGATTACCGCGAAGCCGCGGAAACGATCCGCCGGCAGGTAGAGGATTTGATCCGCGGCCTCCCGTAA
- a CDS encoding proline--tRNA ligase, with amino-acid sequence MRYSQHFGTTLHEDPSGADTAGCRLLLRAGYMRPLAAGIFSLLPLGLRVKNRIERILREEMEAIGGQELLMPVVQPAEIWKRSGRWGQIGAEMGRMRDRTGRDLALAMTHEEAVSALAATEVRSYRDLPRLVYHIQTKWRDDPRPRAGLIRVREFTMLDSYSLDSSAEGMEIQYRAHLEAYERIFRRCGLPAVAVGSDSGMMGGKTAHEFMYLSEIGEDTILLCTSCEYRANRQAARFRKPAAAEETPLPVEKVATPGITSIEDLTAFLKIPPARTAKAVFFVAYLAEAEEISDRLVFAVIRGDLEVNETKLANAVRAVDLRPARDEEIRATGAVPGYASPIGVRGAFVVADDSIAASANLIAGANEEGFHLRNVNCGREYLPDATADIAAARDGDACPACGAPMRASRGVEVGNIFQLGTRYSEPMGCGFLDREGNRRPVWMGSYGIGVGRLMACIAEEYRDEAGLIWPPAVAPFAVALVGLGCTEESERAYRILRAASIDVFYDDRSERAGVKFADADLMGFPLRVTVSERSLREGGVEFKPRGAPEKRIIPWDSLPGEAARALERMGKKPAGPQP; translated from the coding sequence ATGCGTTACTCGCAACATTTCGGCACCACGCTGCACGAGGATCCTTCCGGCGCCGACACAGCAGGCTGCCGGCTGTTGTTGCGCGCGGGATACATGCGCCCGCTGGCGGCGGGCATCTTCAGCTTGCTTCCGCTCGGCCTCCGGGTGAAAAACCGGATCGAACGCATCCTGCGCGAGGAGATGGAAGCCATCGGCGGGCAGGAATTGCTCATGCCCGTGGTCCAACCGGCCGAAATCTGGAAGCGCAGCGGCCGCTGGGGGCAGATCGGCGCGGAGATGGGCCGGATGCGGGACCGCACGGGCCGCGATCTGGCTCTCGCCATGACCCACGAGGAGGCCGTCTCCGCGCTGGCGGCGACGGAGGTCCGCTCCTACCGCGACCTGCCGCGCCTGGTGTACCACATCCAGACCAAATGGCGCGACGATCCCCGTCCGCGGGCGGGGCTCATCCGTGTCCGCGAATTTACCATGCTGGATTCTTACAGCCTGGATTCCTCCGCGGAGGGGATGGAAATCCAATACCGGGCGCACCTCGAAGCCTACGAGCGGATTTTCCGCCGTTGTGGGCTTCCGGCCGTGGCGGTCGGATCCGACAGCGGGATGATGGGCGGCAAAACGGCGCACGAGTTCATGTACCTCTCCGAAATCGGCGAGGATACGATCCTGCTTTGCACTTCCTGCGAGTACCGCGCCAACCGCCAGGCCGCGCGCTTCCGTAAACCGGCCGCGGCGGAGGAAACGCCGTTGCCTGTGGAAAAGGTGGCCACCCCGGGAATAACGTCGATCGAAGACCTGACGGCCTTTCTGAAGATTCCGCCCGCGCGCACGGCCAAGGCGGTGTTCTTCGTCGCCTACCTTGCGGAGGCGGAGGAAATATCGGACCGGCTGGTGTTCGCGGTCATCCGCGGCGATCTGGAGGTGAACGAAACCAAATTGGCCAACGCGGTCCGGGCTGTCGACCTGCGCCCGGCGCGGGATGAGGAGATCCGCGCGACGGGGGCGGTCCCCGGATACGCCTCGCCGATCGGGGTCCGCGGGGCGTTTGTTGTCGCGGACGATTCGATCGCGGCTTCGGCCAACCTGATCGCCGGCGCCAACGAGGAGGGGTTCCACCTGCGCAACGTGAACTGCGGGCGCGAATATCTGCCGGACGCAACCGCCGATATCGCCGCCGCCCGCGACGGCGACGCCTGTCCGGCATGCGGCGCGCCGATGCGTGCCAGCCGCGGCGTGGAGGTGGGCAACATCTTCCAGCTCGGCACCCGCTACAGCGAGCCGATGGGCTGCGGCTTTCTCGACCGCGAAGGAAATCGGCGGCCGGTGTGGATGGGGTCTTACGGCATCGGGGTGGGGCGCCTGATGGCTTGCATCGCCGAAGAATACCGCGACGAAGCCGGATTGATATGGCCGCCGGCGGTGGCGCCCTTTGCCGTGGCGTTGGTGGGCTTGGGATGCACCGAGGAATCCGAGCGCGCCTACCGCATCCTGCGCGCGGCGTCGATCGACGTGTTCTACGACGACCGCAGTGAGCGGGCAGGGGTGAAATTCGCCGACGCCGATTTGATGGGTTTCCCCCTGCGCGTGACCGTCAGCGAGCGCTCCCTGCGCGAGGGCGGGGTGGAATTTAAACCGCGCGGCGCGCCGGAAAAACGGATCATCCCCTGGGATTCGCTTCCGGGCGAGGCGGCGCGCGCGCTGGAACGCATGGGCAAAAAACCGGCTGGTCCGCAGCCTTGA
- a CDS encoding methyltransferase domain-containing protein, with protein sequence MDRATRDGIEARFDRESPSWREIYRRSGRNPFAYPDKQYRKRYVLEMLGSGSGRVLDLGCGAGEFFADLRRAGFSVTGADFSSEMVRLAAGAGGAGVARADAVWTPFRAHSFRALIAVGLIEYLPEDGAVLAEFLRILEPGGTAVVTLRNRRCLERRLWNFYARRGWMKRAPAGFFRAHDPAEFEAAAARIGFTDFSRRYCHFYPLPWPLSKILAPLNNLLAHIWEGLFPRSRIAWLGSTIIVRFRAPGKSEPPRPEPT encoded by the coding sequence GAATCCCCGTCCTGGCGCGAGATCTACCGGCGCTCCGGACGGAATCCATTCGCCTATCCCGATAAGCAATACCGCAAACGGTATGTGTTGGAGATGCTGGGGAGCGGGAGCGGCCGCGTGCTGGACTTGGGCTGCGGGGCGGGGGAGTTCTTCGCCGATCTGCGCCGGGCGGGTTTTTCCGTGACCGGGGCGGATTTCTCCTCCGAGATGGTCCGCTTGGCCGCCGGGGCTGGAGGCGCGGGGGTCGCACGTGCGGATGCGGTGTGGACTCCCTTCCGGGCGCATTCCTTCCGGGCGCTGATCGCAGTCGGGCTGATCGAATACCTGCCGGAGGACGGCGCCGTGCTGGCCGAATTCCTCCGCATCCTGGAACCCGGGGGCACGGCGGTCGTCACGCTGCGCAACCGGCGCTGCCTGGAACGCAGGCTGTGGAATTTCTACGCGCGCCGGGGGTGGATGAAACGCGCGCCGGCCGGGTTCTTCCGCGCGCACGATCCGGCCGAGTTTGAAGCCGCGGCCGCGCGGATCGGGTTTACGGATTTTTCGCGCCGCTACTGCCACTTCTACCCGCTCCCGTGGCCCCTCTCAAAAATCCTCGCCCCGCTCAACAATCTGCTGGCCCACATCTGGGAAGGGTTATTTCCCCGCAGCCGGATCGCCTGGCTCGGCTCGACGATCATCGTCCGCTTCCGGGCCCCGGGAAAATCCGAGCCACCCCGGCCGGAGCCGACCTGA